TATTAAATGATGTTCgcatttggtaaaaaaaattggattctCTGTATCATAATCTGCAAGTAGATGCCGAAGGTTTGAACATCAAGTTTAAGCAGACACACACAAATGGGACAAGCATCCTCTTCTTCGAGTACTGAAAATGTTTCTTGTAGTTTTGATATCCTCTGCTTATTTGGAGACTCTGGCAATGAACTTGCTGAAGTTCTGCAGTTTAGAACGTCAATAGACTCGCATGTTGCTGAAGTATCAAGGATTCCACCACTAACAGATTCCGAATCTGATGATCAAATATTAAGAGCATCAAATCAATAATCAATTTTGTGAAATATTCAGACCAAAAACATTCCAATTAAGCCTTTATGAGCAGCCAAATGGTTTGAAAAGTTCCTTGGTACTCCAAATAGGATACCGACAACTGTCTAAGTAAAGTATAAGCAACaagtaatttttaaaattccTGAAATCTGAAGTTGCAGTTAAAAAATCCTTATTTGGATAGTATTTTCTCCATACCATTCCGTGTTGTCAAAATCAATCACTACAAATATATGGTAGTGATAAATGATCAATCCATATaacttacaaaaaaaatcaaatgctAAACTTAACAATTGCTTAAtatcacaaataaaaaaatgacaagAAGGAACGCTAAAGAGTCAATGCATAGTTGATCTGTGTAGGAAAAATTGCTTACCATATTTTCATGTAAAAGAGCATACCAGCAGCCATTAGAGGAAGCATTGTTAATATCTATCAAAGGGACCGTTGAAAACTGCAATCAATGCAGTGAATATTACTTTTTCAAAGTCCAAAAAATCATTTTGGTTGAAATATAACATATATGTATTGATTGCTTGAGTATAAGATAAGGTTCCCAATGGGGTAGCCAACTAAGGTTGGTCTTCGAATATAAAAAATTCAGCCTGCAGAATGATCCTCAGTATATCAATTCGTTTTTCTAGAACTAAAGTTGATGACAAGGTTTTTTCCccaaaaaattaatgtttaaaattatGGACATTCTCCTCAATTCTTCATTCGAGTTTCAAGTGATTATACATACCTCTAGTCTCTCGGTTTAATAAAGCGATTGGTTTAATCCCCAATTTATTGACCAGGCTAAATATATTCTGATATAGATTCCAAAAacctaaaaaatgtaaaacagaAATTAGATAATTGGATTCAAATAACT
The sequence above is drawn from the Euphorbia lathyris chromosome 6, ddEupLath1.1, whole genome shotgun sequence genome and encodes:
- the LOC136231938 gene encoding uncharacterized protein, giving the protein MNSILIDKFKVTAFDDGNGFGSPDDVGVQGFWNLYQNIFSLVNKLGIKPIALLNRETRDSESVSGGILDTSATCESIDVLNCRTSASSLPESPNKQRISKLQETFSVLEEEDACPICVCLLKLDVQTFGIYLQIMIQRIQFFLPNANII